In one window of Microtus pennsylvanicus isolate mMicPen1 chromosome 2, mMicPen1.hap1, whole genome shotgun sequence DNA:
- the Foxh1 gene encoding forkhead box protein H1, with amino-acid sequence MDALAFTGTPMPLTTHSTARQGQLRAAETAAPAHPPCPAPPRRASPRPDRSCVPRQARPSPTTAGRLTWSPANRFPVPARPTLGPGAAPGATGAGPAPILAMATRHFRPEVSGAEAAVPGGSPGQSHSTRAGPKERPPEAGPAPRSPKAESPPKRRKKRYLRHDKPPYTYLAMIALVIQAAPFRRLKLAQIIRQVQAMFPFFRDDYEGWKDSIRHNLSSNRCFRKVPKDPAKPQAKGNFWAVDVNLIPAEALRLQNTALCRRWQTRGTRRAFVKDLSPFVLHGRPYRPPSPPPPSRDGFSIQSLLADPGKGSTGPQQPALAGQSSSAQAGTSSKGEEEMCTVSRNSTGKPLWPLCSLPGPTRIEGETSQGEVIRPSLSPEQGTWPVHLLQGSQDPMGMSSRGCRASLWGQLPTSYLPIYTPNVVVPLATLPPTSCPQCPPSTSPAYWSVGTESQGSPDLLCDLDSLFQGVPPNKSIYDVWASHPWDLAAPAPGWLLSWHSL; translated from the exons ATGGATGCCCTCGCTTTCACCGGCACCCCCAT GCCCCTCACGACCCATTCCACTGCCCGGCAGGGCCAACTCCGGGCCGCAGAGACAGCAGCTCCGGCTCACCCGCCATGCCCCGCCCCGCCGCGCCGCGCCTCGCCTCGCCCCGACCGCTCTTGTGTTCCCAGACAGGCCCGACCCTCACCTACAACCGCCGGCCGTCTCACCTGGAGCCCGGCTAATCGCTTCCCGGTCCCGGCCCGGCCGACCCTGGGACCCGGCGCTGCTCCAGGCGCCACGGGGGCGGGCCCCGCGCCCATCCTCGCCATGGCAACGCGACACTTCCGGCCCGAGGTGTCCGGAGCGGAAGCCGCGGTGCCGGGTGGGAGTCCTGGGCAGAGCCACTCTACAAGGGCGGGGCCTAAAGAGCGCCCTCCAGAGGCGGGGCCAGCCCCG AGGTCTCCAAAGGCAGAGTCTCCCcccaagaggaggaagaagagatacCTGCGTCATGACAAGCCCCCCTACACCTACTTGGCCATGATCGCTCTGGTAATTCAGGCAGCACCTTTCCGCAGGCTGAAGCTGGCCCAG ATCATCCGTCAGGTCCAGGCAATGTTCCCCTTCTTCAGGGACGACTACGAAGGCTGGAAGGACTCCATCCGCCACAACCTTTCCTCTAACCGGTGCTTCCGGAAG GTGCCCAAGGACCCTGCAAAGCCCCAGGCCAAGGGCAACTTCTGGGCTGTGGATGTGAACCTGATCCCAGCAGAGGCGCTGCGCCTTCAGAACACTGCTCTGTGCCGGCGATGGCAGACCCGGGGCACACGCAGAGCTTTCGTCAAGGACCTGAGCCCCTTCGTGCTCCACGGCCGGCCTTACCGGCCGCCCAgtcccccaccaccatccagggaCGGTTTCAGCATCCAGTCCCTGCTAGCGGACCCCGGGAAAGGATCGACAGGGCCCCAGCAGCCTGCGCTAGCTGGACAGAGCAGTTCAGCTCAGGCAGGTACCAGCTCcaagggggaagaagagatgtGTACTGTGTCCCGTAACTCCACTGGGAAGCCTCTGTGGcccctctgctcccttcctggGCCCACAAGAATAGAGGGGGAGACTTCCCAAGGGGAAGTCATCAGGCCTTCTCTTTCCCCAGAGCAAGGCACCTGGCCAGTTCACTTACTTCAGGGTTCCCAAGATCCCATGGGGATGTCCAGCAGGGGGTGCAGAGCTTCCCTGTGGGGACAGCTACCCACTTCTTACTTGCCCATCTACACTCCCAATGTAGTAGTGCCCTTGGCCACACTACCTCCCACCTCTTGTCCCCAGTGCCCGCCTTCAACCAGCCCAGCCTACTGGAGTGTAGGTACTGAATCCCAAGGATCCCCGGACCTGCTTTGTGATCTAGATTCCCTCTTCCAGGGAGTACCACCCAACAAGAGCATCTATGATGTGTGGGCCAGCCATCCTTGGGACCTGGCTGCTCCTGCCCCCGGCTGGCTGCTCTCCTGGCACAGCCTGTAA